The following proteins are co-located in the Cryptococcus neoformans var. neoformans B-3501A chromosome 12, whole genome shotgun sequence genome:
- a CDS encoding hypothetical protein (HMMPfam hit to SSrecog, Structure-specific recognition protein, score: 267.2, E(): 2.7e-77), whose translation MSTVTFENIFHGDSADLGKLRFNPVGFGWKAYQSEDNNPTTYNGSDIRHATWFRVARHFQLRLGMRNSEKPRISFDGFKRDDLDKIKRTLQEYFNITLETRDTSLKGWNWGEAQVKGSDLVFQVQGKTAFDVPLSQVANSNIAGKYEVALEFNPPSNYKFDPKDLNKRPPDEMVEMRFYIPGKSMKKAGSDAGSGGEETELDEEGNEVSAADAFHSLIKEKADIGAVVGDSIVVFEDCLILTPRGRFSIEVYADSIRLVGKSTDHRVPFTSIHRIFLLPKLDDLHVQLVLGLDPPIRQGATRYPFLVAQWPKDEVVNAELNLTDEELAQYPDLEKTYEATTFQVVSRVLKALTGKKVTPPGSLRNAQGLNGIRANVKAVQGELYFLEKGLIFISKQPILIDFSKTDSISFSRVGGGVASARTFDMRVVSKTGGADHVFSAINKQEVGPISSFLQSKNIRLKNEMEEAIVDIDEPFSDDDEEMESPSEDERPSKAKNDKSKTKPVKKAADDDEDESDDEDFEDESSDGGSPSESDSDDDSGMASDASDPMMEELRKKTQAKRTKAKETSGSGSEDEKPKKKKAKKDDDE comes from the exons ATGTCCACAGTGACCTTTGAAAATA TCTTTCACGGTGATTCTGCCGACTTGGGAA AGCTCCGTTTTAACCCCGTTGGATTTGGGTGGAAGGCGTACCAGAGCGAGGACAACAACCCCACAACTTATAATGGTTCGGATATCAGGCATGCCACCTGGTTCCG AGTCGCCCGTCATTTTCAGCTTCGACTGGGTATGCGAAACTCTGAAAAGCCTCGGATCTCGTTTGACGGTTTCAAGAGAGAT GACTTGGATAAGATCAAGCGGACTCTCCAGGAATATTTCAACATCACGCTTGAGACTAGAGATACGAGTTTGAAGGGATGGAACTGGGGTGAGGCGCAAGTGAAAG GGAGTGATCTAGTCTTCCAAGTTCAAGGCAAAACCGCATTCGACGttcctctctctcaagTCGCCAACTCCAACATTGCCGGCAAGTACGAAGTCGCGCTCGAATTCAACCCTCCTTCCAATTACAAATTTGATCCCAAAGACCTCAATAAGCGTCCTCCTGACGAAATGGTTGAGATGCGTTTCTACATTCCCGGAAAGAGTATGAAAAAGGCTGGTAGCGATGCTGGTAGTGGTGGCGAGGAGACGGAATTGGATGAGGAGGGTAATGAAGTCAGTGCCGCGGATGCGTTCCACAGTTTgatcaaggaaaaggcggaCATTGGAGCTGTCGTCGGGGATAGCATTGTGGTGTTTGAAGACTGTCTAATCTTGACACCCAG AGGCCGATTCTCTATCGAAGTTTACGCCGACTCCATCCGACTAGTTGGTAAATCCACCGACCACCGAGTCCCATTTACTTCTATTCACCGgatctttcttcttcccaagctTGACGATTTGCACGTTCAGCTCGTTCTTGGTCTCGACCCTCCTATTCGACAAGGCGCTACTCGATACCCCTTCCTTGTCGCACAGTGGCCCAAGGATGAGGTCGTCAATGCGGAACTCAATCTCACAGA TGAGGAGCTCGCACAATACCCTGACTTGGAGAAGACTTATGAAGCGACCACCTTCCAGGTCGTCTCTCGTGTGCTCAAAGCATTGActggaaagaaggtgaCCCCCCCCGGAAGCTTGAGAAA CGCTCAAGGCCTCAACGGTATCAGAGCTAACGTGAAGGCCGTCCAAGGAGAACTCTACTTCCTCGAAAAAGGCCTGATTTTCATCTCCAAACAACCCATTCTTATCGATTTCTCCAAAACCGATAGTATTTCATTTTCCCGTGTCGGCGGCGGTGTCGCTTCCGCCCGAACATTCGACATGCGCGTCGTATCCAAGACCGGAGGCGCTGACCATGTGTTCAGCGCTATCAACAAGCAAGAAGTCGGACCGATCAGCTCGTTTTTGCAGTCGAAGAATATCCGACTCAAGaatgagatggaggaggcgaTTGTTGATATCGATGAGCCGTTTagcgacgacgatgaggagatggaaagtccttctgaagacgagagaccatcgaaggcaaagaatgACAAATCGAAGACTAAGCCTGTGAAGAAAGCAgccgatgacgatgaagatgagtcTG atgatgaagactttgaagatgaaTCTTCTGACGGCGGCTCACCAAGTGAATCTGACTCTGACGACGATTCTGGCATGGCTTCAGATGCAAGCGACCCtatgatggaagaactGCGGAAGAAGACTCAAGCGAAGCGaacaaaggcaaaggagacaagtgggagtggaagtgaggatgagaagccgaagaagaagaaggcgaagaaggatgacgatgaataG
- a CDS encoding hypothetical protein (Match to ESTs gb|CF188066.1|CF188066, gb|CF190437.1|CF190437, gb|CF186655.1|CF186655; HMMPfam hit to Sugar_tr, Sugar (and other) transporter, score: 251.9, E(): 1.1e-72) — protein MMSTVDYKPDSIHVEKTSLPPSSSYHENDTKAADASHIEDMGDKSHHTPAVNIIQNPLRRFAPEKVVEDAKLFANGHNLAEYSDLFGRAALVAREGKHFDTISVLTPEEKTALEYERDHKWHGPRMLWYSIALCAIGAATQGWDQTGSNGANLSFPEEFGIAGEGRDEWIVGAVNSIIFLTAGCIGAFIVDPLNHYLGRRGEIFLTACCLTATPIASAFTHSWQALFAVRFVMGIGIGAKNATVPIFSAEIAPARVRGALVMFWQLWVVAGIFLGFAANVIVKNTGQIAWRLQLASAFIPAFILMLGIWFTPESPRWLMKHGKYDKAFHSFLRLRAHPIIAARDYYYSHVIYQEELSLAKGSNYFSRLWDCFRVPRIRRANYGASTVMLAQQMCGINIISFYSSTIFTDVGYTDTQALYASLGYGAVQVVFTIPTLFMIDTVGRRRLCLITFPLMCIFLLAAGLSLLKDSGSRGSQIGPVVLFVYLFTIAYSLGEGPVAFQYSAEVFPTIQREQGMAWVVFINNFFAGVLSITFPRMRTVMTSTGAFGFYAGLNLIAWGMIFFFVRETKQLTLEEIDQVFSVPTAQFVSYETRVRVPWFFKRYLFFQKHIPTPPPMIGGADDEDDYKNEKGATA, from the exons atGATGTCGACGGTTGACTATAAGCCCGACAGCATACACGTCGAGAAgacctctcttcctccttcctcttcctacCATGAGAACGACACCAAGGCCGCTGATGCGTCTCATATTGAGGACATGGGCGACAAGAGCCACCATACGCCAGCGGTCAATATCATTCAAAACCCTTTGAGA CGCTTCGCACCTGAAAAGGTTGTCGAGGATGCCAAGCTTTTCGCCAACGGTCACAATCTTGCTGAATATAGCGATCTTTTTGGCCGGGCTGCCCTTGTTGCTCGAGAAGGCAAGCACTTCGACACCATCAGTGTGCTCACTCCAGAGGAAAAAACTGCTCTTGAGTACGAAAGAGATCACAAATGGCACGGTCCTCGGATGCTCTGGTACTCTATCGCTCTTTGTGCTATCGGTGCTGCCACACAAG GTTGGGATCAAACTGGTTCTAACGGTGCGAACTTGTCTTTCCCAGAAGAATTCGGTATTGCGGGTGAAGGCCGAGACGAATGGATCGTCGGTGCTGTCAAttcaatcatcttcttAACTGCCGGCTGCATTGGTGCATTCATTGTCGACCCTCTTAACCACTACCTCGGTCGTCGAGGTGAAATTTTCCTCACCGCCTGTTGTCTTACCGCCACCCCGATCGCTTCCGCATTCACTCACTCTTGGCAAGCTCTCTTTGCTGTTCGTTTCGTCATGGGCATTGGTATCGGCGCGAAGAACGCTACTgtccccatcttctctgctGAGATTGCTCCCGCTAGGGTTCGAGGTGCTTTGGTGATGTTCTGGCAGCTTTGGGTCGTTGCTG GTATCTTCCTTGGTTTCGCTGCCAATGTTATCGTCAAGAATACCGGCCAGATCGCCTGGCGTCTTCAACTCGCCTCCGCTTTCATTCccgccttcatcctcatgcTCGGTATCTGGTTCACCCCTGAATCTCCTCGTTGGCTCATGAAGCACGGAAAGTACGACAAGGCATTCCACTCTTTCCTGCGTCTGCGAGCCCACCCCATTATTGCGGCAAGGGACTACTACTACTCTCACGTTATCTACCAAGAAGAGCTCTCCTTGGCTAAAGGGTCCAACTACTTTTCTAGGTTGTGGGATTGTTTCAGGGTGCCTAGAATCAGGAGGGCGAACTATGGTGCTTCTACTGTTATGCTCGCTCAGCAGATGTGCGGTATCAACA TCATCTCATTCTACAGTTCAACCATTTTCACGGACGTCGGTTATACTGATACCCAGGCTCTTTATGCCTCTCTGGGTTACGGTGCCGTCCAAGTTGTGTTCACCATCCCTACATTGTTCATGATCGATACCGTTGGTCGAAGGAGGTTGTGTTTAATT ACTTTCCCCCTCATGTGcattttccttctcgcCGCCGgtctctctcttctcaaagACAGCGGCAGCCGTGGCTCTCAAATCGGTCCCGTTGTACTCTTTGTCTACCTCTTCACCATCGCCTATTCTCTCGGTGAAGGACCCGTCGCTTTCCAGTACTCTGCAGAAGTCTTCCCTACTATTCAGCGAGAACAGGGTATGGCTTGGGTGGTGTTCATTAACAACTTCTTTG CCGGTGTCCTTAGTATAACCTTCCCCCGTATGCGAACCGTCATGACATCTACCGGTGCTTTCGGTTTCTACGCGGGTCTCAATTTGATTGCATGGGGAAtgattttcttcttcgttaGGGAGACCAAGCAGTTGACTCTGGAGGAAATCGATC AGGTCTTCTCCGTCCCAACGGCGCAATTCGTATCTTACGAAACCCGAGTCCGCGTCCCCTGGTTCTTCAAGCGataccttttcttccagaAGCACATCCCCACCCCACCACCTATGATTGGCGGcgccgatgatgaggatgactACAAAAATGAGAAGGGGGCGACGGCTTGA